The sequence AAACCTCATGCACCATAGGCTGCTTGGGATCAGGGTTGAAACCACGACTTACAATTTCCTTGTAGGGAGCGCAGAATTCATCGTTGTACTTCACCTTAGGCCATGGTTTCAAGTCTTCTTCGAAACAACCTTCAAAATCCACATTCAGGCAGGCCTTGAGCCCCGAGCAAAGAGAACGAACGTCATCTTCATTCCCGAGTTTTTTCTTCAGGAATTCATGTTTACCGATTTTCTTCAAGGAATCTGCCGAGATCGCGGTAACAAAAGAAGCCGCAGAATTCGTCGTTCCAGAATCCTGGGCAAACGCCGGCAACGCAAGTCCAAGGACAAGCAGTACAAAACCAGCAATTTTAAAGAAACCGGCTATCACTAGTTACGAAATTCCAGGCTATCCAGGGGGACAACGGTAAAAGGTTTAATCGATTCAAGTTTTGCCACAGGAGCCACAATGGAAACGGTCATCTTGGACCTGTCAAAGTACTTTGCCACCATGGCCTTTACCTGTTCCGGAGTCACAGCGTTGATTTCCTTGACATAATCCAGATAATGGTCAAAGGACTTTCCAAGCAGTTCGCCCTTGGCAAAAATGATTGCCGTAGAAGAAGGGCTGTCAAACAGGCTGGGCAGGCTTTCGATCAGGGATTTCTTGGCCTGGGCTAATTCTTCTTCGGTAGGACCTTCCTTGGCCAGCTTTTCCACTTCTTCAAAAATCAATTTCATGGCAAAGTCCACCGATTCCACCTTGGTCTGCAAGGCGATGGTGGTCATGGCCGTATCGCGATAATCATTACCGACGGAACTATAGACACTGTAGGCAAGACCTTCATCACTGCGGACTCGATTCATAAGACGGCTAGTAAAGCTTCCGCCGCCCAAGATGAAACTGGCCACTGCAGCCGGATAGTAATCCGCATGGGGACGCTTTACAAAAGGCTGGTTCATGGAAATGTTGGCCTGGGTAATATCCTTGTCCACCACGTAAATTCCAGGCTTGTTCAGGAAGGTCAGCGGTTCAGGCTTCGGGCGAGCTACCTTGGCAGAATCCACCTTCCAGTTCGCAAAGAATTCCTTTAGGGCAACAATTGCAGAATCCTTATCCACATCGCCAGACAAGGCGAAAATGATTTTCTTCGAAGAGTAGACACCTTCTGCCAGACGCTTCACATCGGCAGGAGTGACAGCCTTGTATTCCTCGGCGTTGGCATCCCAAAGTCTTGCGTTGGGGGCATAATTAACCTTGCTCTTCAAGGCAGACAGAACCTTAGCCGGGGTATCGTATCGACGGTCGTAGGCCGTCACATAGTTAGCCTTTATAATTTCAAGCTGTTCCCCATCAAAGGCGGGAGCCGTAAGAACCTGACGGGCCATATTCATCATGCCCGGAAAATCCTTGGACAGGCAGTTGATATCGAACATGGAGCTGAAAGTTCCAACAGAGGAACTGAGACCAGCACTAATGAATTCCAGGGAATCATCCAGGGCATGGGGAGTTATTCCACCACCGCCACCACGGCGAAGCATGGAACCCACCACGGAACTGGCCGCCTCATCCTTCAAGGAGCTAGGCACATCCGATTCATCAAAGTAGACCGTAAAGTCAACCAAAGGCAGACTTCTATCGCTAACGATATAGCCCACGATTCCCGAGGCGA is a genomic window of Fibrobacter sp. UWH6 containing:
- a CDS encoding pitrilysin family protein, which encodes MANRHSRFFYGAAGVCVSSLAIALGACASAPATQKADETVPVESAVATDVAKAETVETVEVSAKEKLPGSYKDVQFPEFQYVAPHPKDYRVEIASGIVGYIVSDRSLPLVDFTVYFDESDVPSSLKDEAASSVVGSMLRRGGGGGITPHALDDSLEFISAGLSSSVGTFSSMFDINCLSKDFPGMMNMARQVLTAPAFDGEQLEIIKANYVTAYDRRYDTPAKVLSALKSKVNYAPNARLWDANAEEYKAVTPADVKRLAEGVYSSKKIIFALSGDVDKDSAIVALKEFFANWKVDSAKVARPKPEPLTFLNKPGIYVVDKDITQANISMNQPFVKRPHADYYPAAVASFILGGGSFTSRLMNRVRSDEGLAYSVYSSVGNDYRDTAMTTIALQTKVESVDFAMKLIFEEVEKLAKEGPTEEELAQAKKSLIESLPSLFDSPSSTAIIFAKGELLGKSFDHYLDYVKEINAVTPEQVKAMVAKYFDRSKMTVSIVAPVAKLESIKPFTVVPLDSLEFRN